The following coding sequences lie in one uncultured Mailhella sp. genomic window:
- a CDS encoding ferredoxin family protein: MPPVINKDLCIGCGTCADICPMNVFEQEAPKTVPSVAYGEECWHCNACVLDCPKKAVSLRIPLNYMLLHVDAAQFKE; encoded by the coding sequence ATGCCCCCGGTCATCAATAAGGACCTGTGTATCGGCTGCGGAACCTGCGCCGATATCTGTCCCATGAATGTGTTCGAGCAGGAAGCTCCCAAAACGGTTCCCAGCGTCGCCTACGGCGAGGAATGCTGGCACTGCAACGCCTGCGTGCTTGACTGCCCCAAGAAAGCCGTGTCTCTGCGGATTCCCCTCAATTACATGCTGCTCCATGTGGATGCGGCCCAGTTCAAGGAGTAG
- a CDS encoding sigma-54 dependent transcriptional regulator, with amino-acid sequence MHFDEDSLRASALSFKLIYRTRGMYQTYACLRDFLAETMAVTRINALYIPSDWSNVITMVDTQENRPVTMKREGRQLPLLLWERLAEPLIVGNLDPYKEKHLESDPAAEKLPFLHHRSLARLPLCRTEAYIFVVNFWSDTYNAFTEDDLPELQKVTSGFAEELAQDLESPAAPSSRSLTSGSDKLFECSGLNHVRNMVEQVAPCSSTVLIMGETGVGKESVADAIHELSPRRNGPFIKVNCGAIPDTLLESELFGYEKGAFTGAVNTRRGYFEAAQGGTILLDEIGEMPLSAQVRLLRVLENRTITRVGSPNAVQLDVRIIASTHADLHRKVKEGTFRRDLWYRLSVFPIHVPPLRERKEDIPTLLRHFLHTKAKQFDLPETIRIPKEELARLYAYNWPGNVRELDHVVERAMILARGKSGTLHFDIERDEFEESVWSAPEENASDWPTLAEMENLYIRAVLAKCGGKLTGENSVTQVLGIHYTTLRARMKQLGLSMPREK; translated from the coding sequence ATGCATTTCGACGAAGATTCCCTGCGCGCCAGCGCCCTGTCCTTCAAGCTCATCTACCGCACGCGCGGCATGTATCAGACCTACGCATGCCTTCGCGACTTTCTGGCCGAAACCATGGCCGTGACCCGCATCAACGCGCTCTACATTCCTTCGGACTGGTCCAACGTCATCACCATGGTGGACACCCAGGAAAACAGACCCGTCACCATGAAGAGGGAAGGCCGTCAGCTGCCCCTTCTGCTCTGGGAGAGGCTGGCCGAACCGCTCATCGTGGGCAATCTCGATCCCTACAAGGAAAAGCATCTGGAAAGCGATCCCGCGGCGGAAAAGCTGCCCTTTCTCCATCACCGCTCGCTGGCCCGTCTGCCCCTGTGCCGCACGGAAGCGTATATTTTCGTGGTCAACTTCTGGTCCGACACCTACAACGCCTTTACGGAAGACGATCTGCCCGAGCTTCAGAAGGTCACCAGCGGCTTTGCGGAAGAACTGGCCCAGGATCTGGAAAGTCCGGCCGCGCCGTCCAGCCGTTCTCTGACTTCCGGCAGCGACAAGCTCTTCGAGTGTTCGGGGCTGAATCACGTGCGCAACATGGTGGAGCAGGTAGCCCCGTGTTCGAGCACCGTGCTCATCATGGGCGAAACCGGCGTGGGCAAGGAATCCGTGGCCGACGCCATTCACGAACTCTCGCCGCGGCGCAACGGGCCGTTCATCAAGGTGAACTGCGGCGCCATTCCCGACACGCTGCTCGAAAGCGAACTCTTCGGCTACGAAAAAGGCGCGTTCACCGGCGCCGTGAACACACGCCGCGGCTATTTCGAGGCCGCACAGGGCGGCACCATTCTGCTGGACGAAATCGGAGAAATGCCCCTTTCCGCGCAGGTGCGGCTGCTGCGCGTGCTGGAAAACCGGACCATCACGCGAGTGGGCAGTCCGAACGCGGTGCAGCTCGACGTGCGCATCATCGCCTCCACCCACGCGGATCTGCACCGCAAAGTCAAAGAAGGCACCTTCCGCCGCGATCTCTGGTACCGGCTCAGCGTGTTTCCCATCCACGTGCCTCCGCTGCGGGAACGCAAGGAAGACATTCCCACCCTGCTGCGTCATTTTCTCCACACCAAGGCCAAGCAGTTCGACCTGCCGGAAACCATCCGCATTCCCAAGGAAGAACTTGCGAGACTGTACGCCTACAACTGGCCGGGCAACGTGCGGGAACTGGATCATGTCGTGGAGCGCGCCATGATTCTTGCCCGCGGCAAAAGCGGCACGCTGCACTTCGACATTGAAAGGGACGAATTCGAGGAATCGGTCTGGTCTGCGCCGGAAGAAAACGCCTCCGACTGGCCCACGCTGGCGGAAATGGAAAACCTCTACATCCGCGCCGTGCTGGCAAAATGCGGGGGCAAGCTCACCGGCGAAAACAGCGTCACGCAGGTGCTGGGAATTCACTACACCACCCTGCGCGCAAGAATGAAGCAGCTCGGCCTGAGCATGCCAAGAGAAAAATAG
- a CDS encoding valine--tRNA ligase produces MLSKAYEPQEVEAHWRKHWEEAKTFTPDLSAPGDPYSIVIPPPNVTGILHIGHALNQTLQDILCRHARQKGKNVLWIPGTDHAGIATQNVVERALAKEGKSRHDVGREAFIKRVWEWKKQYGGQILEQIKELGSSVDWTREAFTMDDNLARAVRKVFVQLYKEGLIYKGKYIVNWCPRCHTALADDEVDHIDSKGSLWHVRYDFADGTGSVTIATTRPETILGDSAVCVHPDDERYATFVGKKLIVPVVNREVPLIADRYVDREFGTGCLKVTPCHDPNDWKLGHAHNLEFIQVIDDNGNMCMSDVCGRYAGMSREECRKAIVEELRENGHLVKEEPLTHSVGCCYRCKTVIEPYVSDQWFVAISKMAPAARAAVPDKIKIYPESWTKTYYNWLDNIRDWCISRQIWWGHRIPAWTCADCGELIVAEEDPTVCPKCGSHKLEQDPDVLDTWFSSALWPFSTMGWPEHTETLKKYYPTSVLVTAFDILFFWVARMIMMGQHFMGEVPFREVYIHALVRDAQGRKMSKSLGNGINPQDMIRKYGADSLRFTLAAFAAMGRDIRMSEERIEGYRHFVNKVWNASRFALMNLPEHGEPRAVDLGAVKGLHHKWILNRLEEIKVEEDAALESYRFNDAAQCVYKFLWNEFCDWYLELIKADMKEDGEAKEEAQYVLYTVLREILLLLHPMIPFVTAEVWNSLPGHEGTDIATQLYPEARPQCVKKRESDEMIFLQEAISAIRTIRAELNIKPSYRLTVVLRPASDEQAALLEANRGFFDLARLESLTIDSNAHAPKASASNVVRGCEVIVLLSGAVDFQAELARLDKEIGKVDKDLVALDAKLSNENFVKRAPADLVESEKARHTELIDKKAKMQALQNRFKEAMEE; encoded by the coding sequence ATGCTGTCCAAAGCCTATGAACCGCAGGAAGTGGAAGCTCACTGGCGCAAGCACTGGGAAGAAGCCAAAACCTTCACGCCCGACCTGTCCGCCCCCGGCGACCCGTATTCCATCGTCATTCCTCCGCCCAACGTTACGGGCATTCTGCACATCGGTCACGCCCTGAACCAGACCCTTCAGGACATTCTCTGCCGTCACGCCCGTCAGAAGGGCAAGAACGTGCTGTGGATTCCCGGCACCGACCATGCGGGCATTGCCACGCAGAACGTGGTGGAACGCGCCCTCGCCAAGGAAGGCAAATCCCGTCATGATGTGGGCCGCGAAGCCTTCATCAAGCGCGTGTGGGAATGGAAGAAGCAGTACGGCGGCCAGATTCTGGAACAGATCAAGGAACTCGGCTCCTCCGTGGACTGGACGCGCGAAGCCTTCACCATGGACGACAATCTCGCCCGCGCCGTGCGCAAGGTGTTCGTGCAGCTCTATAAGGAAGGGCTCATCTACAAGGGCAAGTACATTGTCAACTGGTGCCCGCGCTGCCACACCGCCCTTGCCGACGACGAAGTGGATCACATCGACTCCAAGGGCTCGCTCTGGCATGTGCGCTACGACTTCGCCGACGGCACCGGTTCCGTGACCATCGCCACCACCCGCCCCGAAACCATTCTCGGCGACTCGGCCGTGTGCGTGCATCCCGACGACGAGCGCTACGCCACCTTTGTGGGCAAGAAGCTCATCGTGCCCGTGGTGAACCGCGAAGTTCCGCTCATCGCCGACCGCTACGTGGATCGCGAATTCGGCACCGGCTGCCTGAAGGTCACGCCCTGCCACGATCCCAACGACTGGAAGCTCGGTCACGCCCACAATCTGGAATTCATCCAGGTCATCGACGACAACGGCAACATGTGCATGAGCGACGTGTGCGGCCGCTACGCCGGCATGAGCCGCGAGGAATGCCGCAAGGCCATTGTGGAAGAGCTGCGCGAAAACGGCCATCTTGTGAAGGAAGAGCCGCTCACCCACAGCGTGGGCTGCTGCTACCGCTGCAAGACAGTCATCGAGCCCTACGTTTCCGATCAGTGGTTCGTGGCCATCAGCAAGATGGCTCCCGCCGCCCGTGCCGCCGTGCCGGACAAGATCAAGATCTATCCCGAAAGCTGGACCAAGACTTACTACAACTGGCTGGACAACATCCGCGACTGGTGCATCAGCCGTCAGATCTGGTGGGGCCACCGCATTCCCGCGTGGACCTGCGCCGACTGCGGCGAGCTCATCGTCGCCGAGGAAGATCCCACGGTGTGCCCCAAGTGCGGCAGCCACAAGCTGGAACAGGACCCCGACGTGCTCGACACCTGGTTCTCTTCTGCGCTGTGGCCCTTCTCCACCATGGGCTGGCCCGAACACACCGAAACGCTCAAGAAGTACTATCCCACGAGCGTGCTCGTCACGGCGTTCGACATTCTGTTCTTCTGGGTGGCCCGCATGATCATGATGGGCCAGCACTTCATGGGCGAAGTGCCCTTCCGCGAAGTGTACATCCATGCCCTCGTGCGCGACGCGCAGGGCCGCAAGATGTCCAAGTCGCTCGGCAACGGCATCAACCCGCAGGACATGATCCGCAAGTACGGCGCGGACTCTCTGCGCTTCACCCTGGCCGCCTTTGCCGCCATGGGCCGCGACATCCGCATGTCCGAGGAGCGCATTGAGGGCTATCGCCACTTCGTGAACAAGGTGTGGAACGCTTCGCGCTTCGCCCTCATGAACCTGCCCGAACACGGCGAGCCCAGGGCCGTCGACCTCGGAGCCGTCAAGGGACTGCATCACAAGTGGATTCTCAACCGTCTTGAGGAAATCAAGGTGGAAGAGGACGCCGCTCTCGAAAGCTATCGCTTCAACGACGCGGCGCAGTGCGTGTACAAGTTCCTGTGGAACGAGTTCTGTGACTGGTATCTGGAACTCATCAAGGCCGACATGAAGGAAGATGGCGAGGCGAAGGAAGAAGCGCAGTATGTGCTCTACACCGTGCTGCGTGAAATTCTTCTGCTGCTGCATCCCATGATTCCCTTCGTGACCGCCGAAGTGTGGAACTCCCTGCCCGGCCATGAAGGCACGGACATCGCCACGCAGCTTTATCCCGAAGCCCGCCCGCAGTGCGTGAAGAAGCGCGAATCCGACGAGATGATCTTCCTTCAGGAAGCCATCAGCGCCATCCGCACCATCCGCGCGGAACTCAACATCAAGCCGTCGTACCGCCTGACCGTGGTGCTCCGTCCGGCGAGCGACGAACAGGCCGCTCTGCTGGAGGCGAACCGCGGATTCTTCGATCTGGCGAGACTCGAAAGCCTCACCATCGACAGCAACGCCCATGCGCCCAAGGCTTCGGCCAGCAACGTGGTGCGCGGCTGCGAAGTCATCGTGCTGCTTTCGGGCGCGGTGGACTTCCAGGCCGAACTCGCCCGCCTCGACAAGGAAATCGGCAAGGTGGACAAGGATCTCGTCGCCCTCGACGCCAAGCTCTCCAATGAGAACTTCGTCAAGCGCGCACCCGCGGACCTTGTGGAATCCGAAAAGGCGCGTCACACGGAACTCATCGACAAGAAGGCCAAGATGCAGGCGCTGCAGAACCGCTTCAAGGAAGCCATGGAAGAATAG
- a CDS encoding BPL-N domain-containing protein, whose product MIAILWDASHIWGYLLLHAVRSTGIPFRVLKGLDIAQTGLSGKMLIVPGGSARRKADALGPHGAQAVRRFVKEGGKYLGFCGGAGLALADGLGLCPWSRDGMTDRLQHLVSGHLVCSVAEGGDLVPPNLAGKDALLPVWWPGRFNEPDEPCDVQVLARYRAPGPDLYVADMPFSSMPADILAEWKTMYGVALRPSLLDGRPCAVTGTCSRGEWLLSYSHLETPSGAFTGSEQAGSWLMHILRRWCGEPVDLASVPPLDFAALPVLWEDKALLASRASLDELLSLACELGLLFPRNSWLLGWRSGVPGAQFNSLNAALSTTLSLPPDKRRLRLWNERRSDFEQAFSLFFQGARSWLLARRLADTLADSAPGMLPRELLVDQRRALFGSPMFGGGLSEQLLDMLEELA is encoded by the coding sequence ATGATTGCCATACTGTGGGACGCATCCCATATCTGGGGATATCTGCTGCTGCACGCCGTTCGTTCGACGGGCATTCCCTTCCGTGTACTCAAAGGGTTAGACATAGCCCAGACCGGTCTATCTGGCAAGATGCTCATAGTGCCCGGAGGTTCTGCGCGGCGCAAGGCCGACGCCCTCGGGCCGCACGGCGCGCAGGCCGTGCGCCGCTTCGTGAAGGAAGGCGGCAAATATCTCGGCTTCTGCGGCGGCGCGGGGCTCGCGCTGGCCGACGGACTCGGCCTCTGCCCCTGGAGCCGCGACGGCATGACCGACCGGCTTCAGCATCTTGTGTCCGGGCATCTGGTCTGCTCCGTGGCCGAGGGCGGCGATCTTGTTCCGCCGAACCTCGCCGGAAAAGACGCGCTGCTGCCCGTGTGGTGGCCGGGCCGCTTCAACGAGCCGGACGAGCCCTGCGACGTGCAGGTGCTTGCGCGATACCGCGCGCCCGGGCCCGATCTCTACGTGGCGGACATGCCCTTTTCCTCCATGCCCGCCGACATTCTCGCCGAATGGAAGACCATGTACGGCGTCGCGCTGCGCCCCTCACTGCTCGACGGCCGCCCCTGCGCCGTCACGGGAACCTGCAGCAGGGGCGAATGGCTTCTGAGCTACAGCCACCTTGAAACGCCCTCCGGCGCGTTCACGGGCTCGGAACAGGCGGGATCCTGGCTCATGCACATTCTGCGCCGCTGGTGCGGCGAGCCCGTGGATCTTGCGTCCGTGCCGCCGCTGGACTTTGCCGCCCTGCCCGTGCTCTGGGAAGACAAGGCGCTGCTTGCCTCGCGCGCCTCGCTCGACGAACTGCTGTCCCTGGCCTGCGAGCTCGGCCTGCTCTTTCCGCGCAATTCCTGGCTGCTCGGCTGGCGCTCCGGCGTGCCCGGGGCGCAGTTCAACAGCCTGAACGCCGCGCTCTCCACCACGCTCAGCCTTCCGCCCGACAAGCGGCGTCTCCGCCTCTGGAACGAGCGCCGCAGCGATTTTGAACAGGCCTTCTCCCTCTTTTTTCAGGGCGCAAGAAGCTGGCTTCTCGCCCGACGACTCGCCGACACGCTGGCCGATTCCGCGCCGGGCATGCTGCCGCGGGAACTGCTGGTGGACCAGCGCCGCGCGCTTTTCGGTTCGCCCATGTTCGGCGGCGGCCTCAGCGAACAGCTGCTGGACATGCTCGAAGAACTGGCGTGA
- a CDS encoding helix-turn-helix transcriptional regulator — protein sequence MRKDLQLYGKIQARRKALGLSQEELAQRMGVSRQSVTKWETGLSAPDLDRLVELADTLGVSLDYLLRDQADAPEGPAESGEAAPAESLPEERGEKTTPAQPASAAARHIALAAGVLMFLIGAGGLLTMWIYSELFPVQLVDGRGGVHTGLWGYVLARDVKALFWAALAAVAAGLALVACCLRRGRS from the coding sequence ATGAGGAAAGATCTCCAGCTATACGGAAAAATTCAGGCCCGGCGCAAGGCTCTGGGACTTTCGCAGGAAGAGCTTGCGCAGCGCATGGGCGTGTCCCGACAGTCCGTCACGAAATGGGAAACCGGCCTTTCGGCTCCCGATCTTGACCGGCTGGTGGAACTTGCCGACACGCTGGGGGTGAGTCTTGATTATCTGCTGAGGGATCAGGCGGACGCGCCCGAAGGTCCGGCGGAATCCGGCGAAGCCGCGCCTGCGGAATCTCTGCCGGAAGAGCGCGGAGAAAAGACGACGCCCGCTCAGCCTGCAAGCGCGGCGGCGCGGCACATTGCGCTCGCGGCCGGCGTGCTGATGTTTCTCATCGGCGCGGGCGGTCTTCTGACCATGTGGATTTATTCCGAACTTTTTCCCGTGCAGCTTGTGGACGGCCGGGGCGGCGTGCATACCGGACTGTGGGGTTATGTGCTTGCGCGCGACGTGAAGGCTCTTTTCTGGGCCGCGCTGGCGGCCGTGGCCGCGGGACTGGCGCTCGTGGCCTGCTGCCTGCGCAGGGGGCGCTCGTAG
- a CDS encoding BTB/POZ domain-containing protein KCTD2: MNRKMLAACAALALTLGFSSLAEAGCSPEEAQQKATAFAQTIQEVSQKDPEKYAKVMQELQPELLQLQQKQDMDALCVFYDKAMDRLK, from the coding sequence ATGAACAGGAAGATGTTGGCCGCGTGCGCGGCTCTGGCCCTGACCCTTGGCTTTTCTTCCCTTGCCGAGGCCGGATGCAGCCCTGAGGAAGCGCAGCAGAAGGCCACCGCCTTTGCCCAGACCATTCAGGAAGTTTCCCAGAAGGATCCTGAAAAGTACGCGAAGGTCATGCAGGAACTGCAGCCCGAACTGCTTCAGCTTCAGCAGAAGCAGGACATGGACGCGCTGTGCGTGTTCTACGACAAGGCGATGGACCGTCTGAAGTAA
- a CDS encoding FAD-dependent oxidoreductase produces the protein MRTRRIQTRHRSAGSFPLHGDIRGYNGLMQMGSIDEAAERHRERNPFPSVTGGVCPHLCEGECSRSKVDGAVNINGIEQYLGDRTLHDAPQKPAVRHVHRIAVVGSGPAGLSCGWYLARAGYPVRVFEAMPKPGGMLRYGIPVYRLPEDVLDAQIEQLKALGVEFQCGTRVGKGCDCSMEDLYELGYKAVFIAPGATRSRKPGVPGETLSGVLYGVEFLCAVRQNRQPPLSGRVVVIGGGAVAMDAAITARKTGAQSVDLYCLESREEMPAS, from the coding sequence GTGCGGACTCGACGTATTCAGACTCGACACCGATCAGCCGGTTCTTTCCCCCTGCATGGCGACATCCGCGGCTACAACGGCCTCATGCAGATGGGCAGCATCGACGAGGCCGCCGAAAGACACAGGGAACGCAATCCCTTCCCCTCCGTCACGGGAGGCGTCTGCCCGCACCTGTGCGAGGGCGAGTGCAGCCGCAGCAAGGTTGACGGCGCCGTCAACATCAACGGCATTGAGCAGTATCTCGGCGACCGCACGCTCCACGACGCGCCCCAAAAGCCCGCCGTGCGTCACGTTCACCGCATAGCCGTGGTGGGCTCCGGCCCCGCCGGCCTCTCCTGCGGCTGGTATCTCGCCCGCGCAGGCTACCCCGTGCGCGTGTTCGAGGCCATGCCCAAGCCCGGCGGCATGCTGCGCTACGGCATTCCCGTCTATCGCCTGCCCGAAGATGTGCTCGACGCCCAGATTGAACAGCTCAAGGCGCTCGGCGTGGAATTTCAGTGCGGAACACGCGTGGGCAAAGGCTGCGACTGCAGCATGGAAGACCTCTACGAACTCGGCTACAAGGCCGTGTTCATCGCTCCCGGCGCAACAAGAAGCCGCAAGCCCGGCGTACCCGGCGAAACGCTGTCCGGCGTGCTCTACGGCGTGGAATTTCTCTGCGCGGTCAGGCAGAACCGTCAGCCGCCGCTCTCCGGCAGGGTCGTGGTGATCGGCGGCGGTGCCGTGGCCATGGACGCCGCCATCACCGCCCGCAAGACAGGCGCGCAGAGCGTGGACCTCTACTGCCTGGAAAGCCGCGAGGAAATGCCCGCCTCATAG
- a CDS encoding helix-turn-helix domain-containing protein, with product MSQASGNARELSSGISQTKLANLLGIHRVSLLRVIQKLKRDGALQELTRDRLVIKDPKWLRSLAMQ from the coding sequence ATGTCGCAGGCCAGCGGCAACGCCCGGGAACTTTCGTCCGGCATATCCCAGACCAAGCTTGCCAATCTGCTCGGTATCCACAGGGTATCTTTGCTGCGCGTCATTCAGAAGCTGAAGCGCGACGGCGCACTTCAGGAGCTCACCAGAGACCGGCTCGTCATCAAAGATCCGAAGTGGCTGCGCTCTCTCGCCATGCAGTAG
- a CDS encoding VIT1/CCC1 transporter family protein — MRESTLQLLEEMQINEKTDSEIYTRLARRVGGDNGEVLRRMAADEARHCEVWSRYTGKKAEAKRLKVFFYGVLGWIFGLTFVINLLESGEDGAGKRYAGLIEDVPEARGIMEEEEIHERRLAEMVDEERLKYIGSMVLGLNDALVELTGALAGFTLALGSNDTVGLAGFITGVSATLSMAASEYLSKKAEPGEKHPLKAAVYTGIAYMITVALLLLPYGVFSSPYLALLFCLFNAGCIICLFTFFVAVVRREPFRPQFVEMLSISFGVAAISFFIGWAAKTWMGIDM; from the coding sequence ATGAGGGAAAGTACGCTTCAGCTTTTGGAAGAGATGCAGATCAATGAAAAAACAGACAGCGAAATCTATACCAGACTGGCGCGGCGCGTAGGCGGCGACAACGGCGAAGTGCTTCGCCGCATGGCCGCGGACGAGGCGCGTCACTGCGAGGTGTGGAGCCGTTACACGGGCAAGAAGGCGGAAGCCAAACGCCTCAAGGTGTTTTTCTATGGCGTGCTGGGCTGGATTTTCGGATTGACCTTTGTGATCAATCTGCTGGAATCGGGCGAAGACGGCGCGGGAAAGCGCTATGCCGGACTCATTGAGGACGTGCCGGAAGCCAGGGGCATCATGGAGGAGGAAGAGATTCACGAACGCCGTCTGGCCGAAATGGTGGACGAGGAGCGCCTCAAGTACATCGGCAGCATGGTGCTCGGCCTCAACGACGCGCTGGTGGAGCTGACCGGTGCGCTGGCGGGCTTTACTCTCGCCCTCGGCAGCAACGACACGGTGGGTCTTGCGGGCTTCATTACCGGCGTGTCGGCCACGCTGTCCATGGCAGCCTCGGAATACCTTTCCAAGAAGGCCGAGCCCGGGGAAAAGCATCCGCTCAAGGCCGCCGTCTATACCGGCATTGCCTACATGATTACCGTGGCGCTGCTGCTTCTGCCGTACGGGGTGTTTTCCTCGCCGTATCTGGCGCTGCTGTTCTGCCTGTTCAACGCGGGCTGCATCATCTGCCTGTTCACCTTCTTCGTGGCGGTGGTTCGTCGAGAACCCTTCCGTCCGCAGTTCGTGGAAATGCTTTCCATCAGCTTCGGCGTGGCGGCCATTTCGTTCTTCATCGGCTGGGCCGCCAAAACCTGGATGGGCATAGACATGTAG
- a CDS encoding formate--tetrahydrofolate ligase: MALDPKQHADWEIAQDAESRMKDIYQIGRELGLEDKELLPYGHVMGKVDYQSVLSRLADRPNGKYVDVTAITPTPFGEGKSTTTIGLVQGLAKRGRKVSAAIRQPSGGPTMGTKGSAAGGGLSQCIPLTQYSLGFTGDINAVTNAHNLAMVALTARMQHERNYDDEKLLRLSGQPRLNIDPTNVRMNWVIDFCCQALRNVVIGMGGKSDGFMMSSHFDISVSSEVMAILSVARDLKDMRERLGRIIVAYDRAGKPVTTEDLQVAGAMAAWMIDAIKPNLIQTIEGQPVFVHAGPFANIALGQSSVIADRLGLKLSEYHVTESGFGADIGYEKFWNLKCHYSGLAPDAAVLVATVRALKSHGGAPLPRPGRALPEEYRQENVGFVEKGCCNLLHHIRTIKKSGTSPVVCINAFVTDTPAEIARIREICEAEGARVAVSTHWEHGGEGALELADAVMDACNEKSDFRPLYDWNAPFKERIEKIARDVYGADGVDYSPEAESRLAEMQARSDAADLGVCMVKTQYSLSDNPDLKGEPSGWRLKIRDVLLYGGAGLVVPVSGKISLMPGTGSNPAFRRVDVDTETGQVHGIF; the protein is encoded by the coding sequence ATGGCTCTGGATCCCAAGCAGCACGCGGACTGGGAAATCGCTCAGGACGCGGAATCCCGCATGAAAGACATTTACCAGATCGGCAGAGAGCTGGGCCTTGAAGACAAGGAACTGCTCCCCTATGGCCACGTCATGGGCAAGGTGGACTATCAGTCCGTGCTCTCCCGCCTGGCCGACCGTCCCAACGGTAAGTATGTCGATGTGACGGCCATCACCCCGACTCCTTTCGGGGAAGGCAAGTCCACCACCACCATCGGCCTCGTGCAGGGCCTCGCCAAACGCGGCCGCAAAGTTTCCGCGGCCATCCGTCAGCCTTCCGGCGGCCCCACCATGGGCACCAAGGGCTCCGCGGCAGGCGGCGGTCTTTCCCAGTGCATTCCCCTCACCCAGTATTCCCTGGGCTTCACCGGCGACATCAACGCCGTCACCAACGCCCACAACCTGGCCATGGTGGCGCTCACCGCCCGCATGCAGCACGAACGCAACTACGACGACGAAAAGCTGCTCCGTCTGTCCGGTCAGCCCCGTCTGAACATCGATCCCACCAACGTGCGCATGAACTGGGTCATCGACTTCTGCTGTCAGGCCCTGCGCAACGTGGTCATCGGCATGGGCGGCAAGTCCGACGGCTTCATGATGTCCTCCCACTTCGACATTTCCGTGTCTTCCGAAGTCATGGCCATTCTTTCCGTGGCCCGCGACCTCAAGGACATGCGCGAACGCCTCGGCCGCATCATCGTGGCCTACGACCGGGCGGGCAAGCCCGTGACCACCGAAGATCTGCAGGTGGCGGGCGCCATGGCCGCCTGGATGATCGACGCCATCAAGCCCAACCTCATCCAGACCATCGAAGGCCAGCCCGTCTTTGTTCACGCGGGTCCCTTTGCCAACATCGCCCTCGGCCAGAGCTCCGTCATCGCCGACCGCCTCGGCCTCAAGCTCTCCGAATACCACGTCACGGAATCCGGCTTCGGCGCGGACATCGGCTACGAAAAGTTCTGGAACCTCAAGTGCCACTACAGCGGACTCGCTCCGGACGCGGCCGTGCTCGTGGCCACAGTGCGCGCGCTCAAGAGCCACGGCGGCGCTCCCCTGCCCAGACCCGGACGCGCCCTTCCCGAAGAATATCGTCAGGAAAACGTGGGATTCGTGGAAAAGGGCTGCTGCAACCTGCTGCATCACATCCGCACCATCAAGAAGTCCGGCACCTCGCCGGTGGTGTGCATCAACGCCTTCGTCACCGACACGCCCGCGGAAATCGCCCGCATCCGTGAAATCTGCGAGGCCGAAGGTGCGCGCGTGGCCGTTTCCACGCACTGGGAGCACGGCGGTGAAGGCGCGCTGGAACTTGCCGACGCCGTCATGGACGCCTGCAACGAAAAGTCCGACTTCCGTCCGCTCTACGACTGGAACGCTCCCTTCAAGGAACGCATTGAAAAGATCGCCCGCGACGTGTACGGCGCCGACGGCGTGGACTACAGCCCCGAAGCCGAAAGCCGTCTCGCCGAAATGCAGGCCCGTTCCGACGCCGCCGATCTCGGCGTGTGCATGGTGAAGACGCAGTACTCCCTCTCCGACAACCCCGACCTCAAGGGCGAACCTTCCGGCTGGCGTCTCAAGATCCGCGACGTGCTGCTCTACGGCGGCGCGGGCCTCGTGGTTCCCGTTTCCGGCAAGATTTCGCTCATGCCCGGCACCGGCTCCAATCCCGCCTTCCGCCGCGTGGACGTGGACACCGAAACCGGTCAGGTTCACGGCATATTCTGA